In Neorhizobium sp. NCHU2750, a single genomic region encodes these proteins:
- the mutL gene encoding DNA mismatch repair endonuclease MutL has translation MSVKLLPETLINQIAAGEVIERPASATKELIENAIDAGATRIEIATAGGGKSLVRVTDNGSGMDAADLELAVRRHCTSKISTTLDDINTLGFRGEALPSIGSVARLTITSRRHGDASGQQVSVQGGQASPVKPAPANPGTVVEVRDLFFATPARLKFMKTERAEAAAITEVVKRMAIAFPQIRFTLSGPDRSTLEFPATGEDHLARMAQVLGAEFKENAIEIDAAREDVSLSGFVGVPTFHRGNSAHQFAFVNGRPVQDKLILSAIRGAYAEQMPAGRYPVAVLSIELDPAFVDVNVHPAKADVRFRDPQLVRGLIVGAIRQALHREGDRAATTGAAAMLRAFQPGFSETPRTSSAPQAWGQQPAPAAPWSAASSVSRPLDLAVSAPYQPRPTQGGFDAFALPTARADTASETAYAPEATAAGYRLGAARAQVHENYIVAQTENGLVIVDQHAAHERLVYENLRKALESDRLASQVLLIPDIVDLPEEDCDRLMVHASELDRLGLAIERFGPGAVAVRETPAMLGEVDAGALIRDLADEIAEWNTASGLRNKLEYIAATMACHGSVRSGRRLKPDEMNALLRQMEATPGSGTCNHGRPTYIELKLSDIERLFGRS, from the coding sequence ATGTCCGTAAAGCTCCTGCCAGAAACCCTGATCAACCAGATCGCCGCCGGCGAAGTCATCGAACGACCGGCCAGCGCAACGAAAGAGTTGATCGAGAATGCGATCGATGCCGGCGCGACCCGCATCGAGATCGCCACGGCCGGCGGGGGCAAGAGCCTGGTGCGCGTCACCGATAACGGATCGGGCATGGATGCGGCGGATCTCGAACTGGCCGTTCGCCGCCACTGTACCTCGAAGATTTCCACCACGCTCGACGACATCAACACGCTCGGCTTTCGCGGCGAGGCGCTGCCATCGATCGGCTCGGTGGCGCGTCTGACGATCACCAGCCGCCGCCATGGCGACGCTTCCGGCCAGCAGGTTTCCGTCCAGGGTGGCCAAGCCTCGCCGGTCAAGCCGGCACCGGCCAATCCCGGCACCGTGGTCGAGGTGCGCGATCTGTTTTTCGCCACCCCGGCGCGGCTCAAATTCATGAAGACCGAGCGGGCGGAAGCGGCAGCGATCACCGAGGTGGTCAAGCGGATGGCGATCGCGTTTCCGCAGATCCGCTTCACCCTGTCCGGCCCAGACCGCTCGACGCTCGAATTCCCGGCGACCGGCGAGGATCATCTCGCGCGCATGGCGCAGGTGCTCGGTGCCGAATTCAAGGAGAATGCGATCGAGATCGATGCCGCGCGCGAGGACGTGTCGCTTTCGGGCTTCGTCGGCGTGCCGACCTTCCATCGTGGCAATTCGGCCCATCAGTTTGCCTTCGTCAACGGACGGCCGGTGCAGGACAAGCTTATCCTGTCGGCGATCCGCGGCGCCTATGCCGAGCAGATGCCGGCCGGGCGCTATCCGGTTGCGGTTCTGTCGATCGAGCTCGATCCGGCCTTTGTCGATGTCAACGTGCATCCGGCCAAGGCGGATGTGCGCTTCCGCGATCCGCAGCTGGTGCGCGGACTGATCGTCGGCGCCATCCGCCAGGCGCTGCATCGCGAGGGCGACCGGGCGGCGACCACAGGAGCTGCTGCCATGCTGCGCGCCTTCCAGCCGGGATTTTCCGAGACACCGAGAACATCTTCTGCGCCGCAGGCCTGGGGACAGCAGCCTGCCCCGGCGGCCCCATGGTCGGCGGCGTCCTCCGTCTCGCGACCGCTCGATCTTGCCGTTTCCGCTCCCTACCAGCCGCGTCCCACGCAGGGCGGATTCGACGCCTTTGCCTTGCCGACGGCGCGCGCCGATACGGCAAGCGAGACGGCTTACGCACCTGAGGCGACCGCTGCCGGCTACCGGCTCGGGGCGGCGCGTGCGCAGGTACACGAGAACTATATCGTGGCGCAGACCGAAAACGGGCTCGTCATCGTCGACCAGCATGCCGCGCATGAACGGCTCGTCTACGAGAACCTGCGCAAGGCGTTGGAGAGTGACCGGCTTGCCTCGCAGGTGCTGCTGATCCCGGATATCGTCGACCTGCCGGAAGAGGATTGCGACCGGCTGATGGTGCATGCGAGCGAACTCGACCGGCTGGGACTTGCGATCGAGCGCTTCGGGCCGGGTGCGGTCGCGGTGCGCGAGACGCCGGCCATGCTCGGCGAAGTGGATGCGGGCGCGCTGATCCGCGACCTTGCTGACGAGATCGCCGAATGGAACACCGCCAGCGGGCTCCGAAACAAGCTCGAATATATCGCCGCGACCATGGCCTGCCACGGTTCGGTGCGCTCGGGCCGGCGGCTGAAACCGGACGAGATGAATGCGCTTCTGCGCCAGATGGAGGCAACGCCGGGCTCGGGCACATGCAACCATGGGAGGCCCACCTATATCGAACTCAAGCTTTCTGATATAGAGCGGCTGTTCGGGCGCAGTTGA
- a CDS encoding response regulator, translating to MNDLETADPNIQTAILEAFAEGLSAAVLLYDKNDLLVFASQQLTGFIRVQPRVLVPGTRLRDLLAAMYDAGIRLVSDTHNYRRALGREDWIAEQIAGLWKERSESLERPGPDRWLSVVRRRLPSGYGICVVKDVSEQKKREEQWRLDTERVQVTEEVLDNLPFPISVKDRNSTYVAVNKSNCDFLDLPAEAILGRKGADINPSALETRLGPINQHVFETGEPVQLPERITRPDGSTVLAIVHKYRIGKPGRYYIVTVKQDISAVAAGATGPEGLAPQTWPSEFVPIDMTRDPVLALPPEETGELLRGSNILLVSRFVDTSAEVIDILSRRGADVSTATEAEELTLFLQLAAEADVRIDLVVVDARMPAECVEIAEAYGVQAVRVEEQELGPELPNRIAAELGRDTMELHLGSDEIYGETPVPEASDIDILVAEDNEVNQIVFSQIIEGLGYRYALAVDGEEAVRLWRDRQPRLVLMDVTLPKLTGFDASAAIRALEDGSQPVPIVGVLPQAFDRDREACLAAGMNDVILKPISPEALDAVIRRFLYPEDAQNAPEARPVA from the coding sequence ATGAATGATTTGGAGACGGCGGATCCGAACATTCAGACTGCCATTCTGGAAGCGTTTGCCGAAGGCTTGTCCGCGGCTGTGCTTCTGTATGACAAGAACGACCTTCTCGTGTTTGCCAGTCAGCAGCTGACCGGTTTTATACGGGTGCAGCCCCGTGTTCTGGTGCCGGGTACGCGATTGCGCGACCTGCTTGCCGCCATGTACGATGCCGGCATCCGTCTTGTGTCCGATACCCACAATTATCGCCGTGCCCTTGGCCGCGAGGACTGGATCGCCGAACAGATCGCCGGCCTGTGGAAGGAGCGTTCGGAAAGCCTCGAACGCCCCGGCCCGGATCGCTGGTTGAGCGTCGTGCGCCGCAGGCTCCCCTCCGGATACGGCATCTGCGTCGTCAAGGACGTCTCCGAACAGAAGAAGCGCGAAGAACAGTGGCGGCTCGACACCGAGCGCGTTCAGGTGACCGAAGAGGTGCTGGACAACCTGCCTTTCCCGATCAGCGTCAAGGACCGCAATTCCACCTACGTTGCCGTCAACAAATCCAATTGCGATTTTCTCGATCTGCCGGCGGAAGCGATCCTCGGCCGCAAGGGCGCCGACATCAATCCCTCCGCGCTCGAAACCCGCCTCGGGCCGATCAACCAGCATGTCTTCGAGACGGGTGAACCGGTCCAGCTTCCAGAGCGCATCACCCGGCCCGACGGTTCGACGGTTCTCGCCATCGTCCACAAATACCGCATCGGCAAGCCCGGCCGCTATTACATCGTCACCGTCAAGCAGGATATCTCTGCCGTCGCCGCAGGTGCCACCGGCCCCGAGGGTTTAGCGCCCCAGACATGGCCATCCGAGTTCGTGCCGATCGACATGACCCGCGATCCGGTTCTGGCGCTGCCGCCGGAGGAGACCGGCGAATTGTTGCGCGGCTCAAACATTCTTCTCGTCTCGCGTTTCGTCGACACATCCGCTGAAGTGATCGACATCCTCTCCCGCCGGGGCGCGGACGTCTCCACCGCCACCGAGGCCGAGGAACTGACACTGTTCCTCCAACTGGCGGCGGAAGCCGATGTCCGCATTGACCTCGTCGTCGTCGATGCCCGCATGCCGGCGGAATGCGTCGAGATCGCCGAGGCCTATGGCGTCCAGGCCGTGCGTGTCGAAGAGCAGGAACTCGGGCCGGAACTGCCGAACCGGATTGCCGCGGAGCTGGGTCGAGATACGATGGAACTGCATCTCGGATCGGACGAGATCTATGGGGAGACCCCGGTTCCCGAGGCAAGCGACATCGATATTCTCGTAGCCGAGGATAACGAGGTCAACCAGATCGTCTTTTCCCAGATCATCGAAGGGCTCGGCTACCGCTATGCGCTTGCCGTCGATGGCGAGGAGGCGGTGCGCCTGTGGCGCGATCGCCAGCCTCGGCTGGTGCTGATGGATGTGACGCTGCCGAAACTCACCGGCTTCGATGCCTCCGCCGCGATCCGCGCGCTTGAGGATGGATCGCAGCCCGTGCCGATCGTCGGCGTGTTGCCGCAGGCCTTCGACCGCGACCGCGAGGCCTGCCTTGCCGCGGGCATGAACGACGTGATCCTCAAGCCGATCAGCCCGGAAGCGCTCGATGCCGTCATCCGCCGTTTCCTTTATCCGGAAGACGCGCAGAATGCGCCGGAAGCCCGGCCTGTGGCATAA
- a CDS encoding EAL domain-containing protein, translating to MKPAGNPLPQVSQNELQAMAYSDPLTGLGNRYRLRDKVRLLAAERADDPAPFTICIANLDGFKPINDLFGSEAGDEILCQVAHRLKACMPDGATVTRHDGDEFAFILPLVFERNGAERIGQMMKDVLSAPYDLGDRNVRLSASFGFAIYPFAGEEFEDLLKSAETALYRSKRRGRAQITVYSTEIAQEMKRATQIEQALRNAIISDAVDVHFQPIVRIRDGMVVGFEALARWRDADLGFVSPAVFVPLAEERGFIDALSDTLLRKAAEAALSWPRELFLSFNLSSAQLMDPGTAGNILSTLSRVGLDPQRVELEITETAVMTSADTAQRIIAELRERGVRISLDDFGTGQSSLGRLRDFTFDKVKIDRAFISRITTDRASEHIVRAIIAMCQGLDLDVVAEGIEEKADADMLRALGCGMGQGYYYGKPVDGPATLRYLHDHYHDFMALDRI from the coding sequence ATGAAGCCAGCGGGCAACCCATTGCCGCAAGTCAGTCAGAATGAACTGCAGGCGATGGCCTACAGCGATCCACTGACCGGTTTGGGCAACCGCTACAGGTTGCGCGACAAGGTGCGCCTGCTTGCCGCCGAGCGTGCCGACGATCCGGCTCCCTTCACCATCTGCATCGCCAATCTCGATGGTTTCAAGCCGATCAACGATCTGTTCGGCTCGGAAGCCGGTGACGAGATCCTCTGTCAGGTCGCCCACAGGCTGAAGGCCTGCATGCCCGATGGCGCAACCGTCACCCGCCACGATGGCGACGAATTCGCCTTCATCCTGCCGCTGGTCTTCGAGCGCAACGGCGCCGAACGGATCGGCCAGATGATGAAGGACGTGCTGTCTGCCCCCTATGATCTCGGCGACCGCAATGTCCGCCTCTCCGCCTCCTTCGGTTTTGCCATCTATCCCTTTGCCGGCGAGGAATTCGAGGATCTGCTGAAGAGCGCAGAGACCGCGCTCTACCGCTCCAAGCGCCGTGGCCGGGCACAGATCACCGTCTATTCGACCGAGATCGCCCAGGAGATGAAGCGCGCCACCCAGATCGAGCAGGCGCTGCGCAATGCCATCATCTCCGATGCCGTGGACGTGCATTTCCAGCCGATCGTCAGGATCCGCGACGGCATGGTCGTCGGTTTCGAGGCGCTGGCCCGTTGGCGCGATGCCGATTTAGGCTTCGTCTCGCCGGCCGTCTTCGTGCCGCTGGCCGAGGAACGCGGCTTCATCGACGCGCTGTCGGATACGCTGTTGCGCAAGGCGGCCGAGGCCGCACTCTCCTGGCCGCGCGAACTGTTCCTCTCGTTCAATCTCTCCTCGGCGCAGTTGATGGACCCCGGCACGGCCGGCAACATCCTCTCCACCCTGTCGCGTGTCGGGCTCGATCCGCAGCGTGTCGAACTGGAAATCACCGAGACCGCGGTGATGACCTCGGCCGATACAGCCCAGCGCATCATCGCCGAACTGCGCGAAAGAGGTGTGCGCATTTCACTGGATGATTTCGGCACCGGCCAGTCGAGCCTCGGGCGCCTGCGCGATTTCACCTTCGACAAGGTCAAGATCGACCGCGCCTTCATCTCCCGCATCACCACCGACCGCGCCTCCGAACACATCGTCCGCGCCATCATCGCCATGTGCCAGGGCCTCGATCTCGATGTGGTGGCCGAAGGCATAGAGGAAAAGGCCGACGCCGACATGCTGCGCGCCCTCGGCTGCGGCATGGGCCAGGGCTATTATTACGGCAAACCCGTCGATGGCCCCGCCACCCTGCGCTATCTCCACGACCACTACCACGACTTCATGGCGCTCGACCGGATTTGA
- a CDS encoding DUF2093 domain-containing protein yields MNRFEGSGFREAKIRYLDGDYQVLTSGSYVTCAVTGTHIPVDELRYWSVARQEPYADCATALEAEKRAGTLPSQQHG; encoded by the coding sequence ATGAACCGGTTCGAAGGCAGCGGCTTTCGCGAAGCAAAGATCCGCTATCTCGACGGCGACTACCAGGTGCTGACTTCCGGCTCCTACGTCACCTGCGCCGTCACCGGTACCCACATCCCGGTCGACGAACTGCGCTACTGGAGCGTTGCGCGCCAGGAGCCCTATGCCGACTGCGCCACGGCGCTCGAAGCGGAAAAGCGCGCCGGCACGCTGCCCAGCCAGCAGCACGGCTGA
- the lpxK gene encoding tetraacyldisaccharide 4'-kinase gives MVSEAPPFWWEKADWRAFALTPFSALYGSIAGSRMRNAKRASATVPVICVGNFTVGGAGKTPTSIALARAAKAMGHRPGFLSRGYGGSLDATTMVDRERHRADAVGDEALLLAAEAMTVISRRRVEGARRLAAEGADLIIMDDGFQSARLTLDFALVVIDARRGIGNGHLVPGGPVRAPIAEQMRQLSAILKVGDGEAADRIVRQAARAGKPIHVAGIKPRPDSGISGRNVLAYAGIADPEKFYRTVRAVGGMVSETRSFPDHHYFTEDEIRALLDDAARQGLLLATTAKDAARLVGHQGAAAELLEKSRIIEIDMVFDDPRAPMTIIETAFNNFRDRKLRETGAHG, from the coding sequence ATGGTTTCCGAAGCACCGCCATTCTGGTGGGAGAAAGCCGATTGGCGTGCGTTCGCGCTCACGCCGTTTTCGGCGCTTTACGGCAGTATCGCCGGGAGCCGCATGCGCAATGCCAAACGTGCCTCCGCCACCGTTCCGGTGATCTGTGTCGGCAATTTCACCGTCGGCGGTGCCGGCAAGACCCCGACCTCGATCGCGCTGGCAAGGGCTGCCAAGGCCATGGGGCACAGGCCGGGCTTCCTCAGTCGCGGTTATGGCGGCTCGCTCGACGCGACGACCATGGTCGACCGCGAGCGCCACCGCGCCGATGCCGTGGGCGACGAGGCGCTGCTTCTCGCCGCCGAGGCGATGACGGTGATCTCGCGCAGGCGCGTCGAGGGCGCCAGAAGGCTTGCCGCCGAAGGCGCCGACCTGATCATCATGGATGACGGTTTCCAGAGCGCCCGGCTGACACTCGATTTCGCCCTTGTCGTCATCGATGCACGCCGCGGCATCGGCAATGGCCATCTCGTTCCCGGCGGCCCGGTGCGCGCGCCGATCGCCGAGCAGATGCGCCAGCTCTCCGCCATCCTCAAGGTCGGCGATGGCGAGGCCGCCGACCGGATCGTCCGCCAGGCGGCACGCGCCGGCAAGCCCATCCATGTCGCCGGAATAAAGCCGCGGCCGGATTCGGGCATCTCGGGCAGGAACGTGCTTGCCTATGCCGGCATTGCCGATCCGGAAAAATTCTACCGCACCGTCCGCGCCGTCGGCGGCATGGTTTCCGAGACGCGGTCCTTCCCCGACCATCACTATTTCACCGAGGACGAGATCCGCGCGCTGCTCGACGATGCGGCGCGTCAGGGCCTTCTCCTGGCGACCACCGCCAAGGACGCAGCCCGGCTCGTCGGCCATCAGGGGGCAGCCGCCGAACTTCTGGAAAAGTCGAGGATCATCGAGATCGACATGGTCTTCGACGACCCGCGCGCCCCGATGACCATCATCGAAACGGCCTTCAACAATTTCCGCGATCGGAAGCTGCGTGAAACAGGCGCTCACGGATGA
- a CDS encoding PIN domain-containing protein: MIVADANVVLAGLRSSRGASHRLLRQMLVGETSFAVSPAVALEYEDLLKRPGILGENPLIEAGAIDTVLDALFRKARLVSPSFKFRPFLSDPKDDCYIECALAAGATYIVSNHRHFKNPAVSAFGMSVMNAGEYLAGRNERRDPR; encoded by the coding sequence ATGATCGTTGCTGACGCCAATGTTGTTCTGGCGGGCCTGCGTTCTTCGCGCGGTGCATCGCATCGGCTTCTGCGGCAAATGCTGGTGGGCGAGACATCTTTTGCGGTTTCGCCAGCCGTGGCTCTCGAATACGAGGATCTGTTGAAACGGCCCGGCATTCTTGGCGAAAATCCTTTGATCGAGGCAGGCGCGATCGACACCGTTCTGGACGCACTCTTTCGGAAGGCCCGGCTGGTATCGCCGTCCTTCAAATTCAGGCCATTCCTGTCTGATCCCAAGGACGATTGCTATATTGAATGCGCATTGGCGGCCGGCGCGACATATATCGTCAGCAACCACCGCCATTTCAAAAATCCCGCCGTCAGTGCATTCGGCATGTCCGTCATGAACGCCGGCGAATACCTGGCAGGACGGAATGAAAGGAGAGACCCGAGATGA